A window of the Streptomyces sp. NBC_00250 genome harbors these coding sequences:
- a CDS encoding MogA/MoaB family molybdenum cofactor biosynthesis protein, giving the protein MTRGGRVSGVHEHEEPPPAALGDDIGGALVAPYSALVVTASNRAAAGVYEDKGGPLIVEGLTRMGFAVDGPQVVPDGAPVEAVLRAGVAAGYDAIVTTGGTGISPTDETPEVTRRVLEREIPGIPEAIRAYGREKVPTAALSRGLAGVAGGTLIVNLPGSPGGVRDGLAVLEPVLRHAVDQIRGGDHPRPS; this is encoded by the coding sequence GTGACGCGCGGGGGCCGGGTGTCGGGCGTCCACGAGCACGAGGAGCCGCCCCCGGCGGCGCTCGGCGACGACATCGGCGGCGCGCTCGTCGCCCCCTACTCCGCACTCGTCGTCACCGCCTCAAACCGGGCGGCGGCCGGGGTGTACGAGGACAAGGGCGGTCCGCTGATCGTCGAGGGCCTGACCCGGATGGGCTTCGCCGTGGACGGCCCGCAGGTCGTTCCGGACGGGGCGCCGGTCGAGGCGGTGCTGCGGGCCGGGGTCGCCGCCGGGTACGACGCGATCGTGACCACCGGCGGTACGGGCATCTCGCCCACCGACGAGACGCCCGAGGTGACCCGCCGGGTCCTGGAGCGGGAGATCCCGGGCATCCCGGAGGCGATCCGGGCGTACGGCCGGGAGAAGGTGCCGACGGCGGCGCTCTCGCGGGGCCTCGCGGGCGTCGCGGGCGGCACGCTGATCGTGAACCTGCCGGGGTCGCCCGGCGGGGTACGGGACGGGCTGGCCGTCCTGGAGCCGGTCCTGCGGCACGCCGTCGACCAGATCCGCGGCGGCGACCACCCGAGACCGTCGTGA
- a CDS encoding exodeoxyribonuclease III: MLTVTSVNVNGLRAAAKKGFVEWLGGTSADAVCLQEVRAEEAQLPEEVRAPEGWFTVHAPAAAKGRAGVSLYTRREPDRVRVGFGSSEFDDSGRYVEADLPGVTVASLYLPSGEVGTERQDEKYRFMGEFLPYLKELRERSAADGREVVVCGDWNIAHHEADLKNWKANKKNAGFLPEEREWLGQVLDEGDGGYVDVVRALHPEQEGPYSWWSYRGRAFDNDSGWRIDYQIATPGLAAKAVKAYVERAATHAERWSDHAPVTAVYEM; encoded by the coding sequence ATGCTCACTGTGACGTCCGTGAATGTCAATGGTCTTCGTGCAGCCGCCAAGAAGGGGTTCGTCGAGTGGCTCGGCGGTACCTCCGCCGACGCCGTCTGCCTCCAGGAGGTGCGCGCCGAGGAGGCGCAGCTGCCCGAGGAGGTGCGGGCGCCCGAGGGCTGGTTCACCGTCCACGCGCCCGCCGCCGCCAAGGGGCGCGCCGGGGTCTCCCTCTACACGCGGCGCGAGCCCGACCGGGTGCGCGTGGGCTTCGGGTCGAGCGAGTTCGACGACAGCGGCCGGTACGTCGAGGCCGACCTGCCCGGCGTGACCGTCGCCAGCCTCTACCTGCCCTCCGGCGAGGTCGGCACCGAGCGCCAGGACGAGAAGTACCGGTTCATGGGGGAGTTCCTGCCGTATCTGAAGGAGCTCCGGGAGCGGTCCGCCGCCGACGGGCGCGAGGTCGTCGTCTGCGGCGACTGGAACATCGCCCACCACGAGGCCGACCTCAAGAACTGGAAGGCCAACAAGAAGAACGCCGGCTTCCTGCCCGAGGAGCGGGAGTGGCTGGGGCAGGTGCTCGACGAGGGAGACGGCGGGTACGTCGACGTCGTGCGGGCGCTTCATCCCGAGCAGGAAGGGCCCTACTCCTGGTGGTCCTACCGCGGGCGCGCCTTCGACAACGACAGCGGCTGGCGCATCGACTACCAGATCGCCACCCCCGGACTCGCCGCCAAGGCCGTCAAGGCCTACGTCGAGCGGGCCGCGACCCACGCCGAGCGGTGGAGCGACCACGCACCCGTGACCGCCGTCTACGAGATGTAG
- a CDS encoding 5-formyltetrahydrofolate cyclo-ligase, protein MTPEMSEKTVLRSRLLAARAALSTDSLARTAESLARRGLELAELAEASTVAAYVSVGREPGTRALLDALHARGVRVLLPVLLPDNDLDWAAYEGPEGLAKAGRGLLEPVGPRLGPEAVCAADAVLLPGLAVDGRGMRLGRGGGSYDRVLARLTRAGADPALVVLLYADEVVARVPEEPHDHPVHAVVTPEGVTRFRP, encoded by the coding sequence ATGACACCTGAGATGTCCGAAAAGACCGTGCTGCGCAGCCGACTTCTGGCCGCCCGCGCCGCGCTGAGCACCGATTCCCTGGCCCGCACGGCCGAATCCCTCGCCCGTCGGGGACTGGAACTGGCCGAACTCGCGGAGGCGTCCACGGTCGCCGCCTATGTGTCCGTGGGCCGCGAGCCGGGCACGCGCGCGTTGCTCGACGCGCTCCACGCGCGCGGGGTGCGGGTCCTGCTCCCCGTCCTGCTCCCCGACAACGACCTGGACTGGGCGGCGTACGAGGGTCCGGAGGGGCTCGCGAAGGCCGGCCGGGGCCTGCTCGAACCGGTCGGGCCCCGGCTCGGACCGGAGGCCGTGTGCGCCGCCGACGCCGTCCTGCTGCCGGGCCTCGCGGTCGACGGGCGCGGGATGCGGCTGGGGCGGGGCGGCGGCTCGTACGACCGGGTGCTCGCCCGGCTCACGCGCGCGGGGGCGGATCCCGCGCTCGTGGTGCTCCTGTACGCGGACGAGGTGGTCGCCCGGGTCCCGGAGGAACCGCACGACCACCCCGTGCACGCGGTGGTGACCCCGGAGGGGGTCACCCGTTTCCGGCCCTGA
- a CDS encoding GNAT family N-acetyltransferase, which produces MIPTWPVVLVDGEVVLRPIKMRDHAAWREVNRRNREWLRPWEATVPPPPPGGPVAHRPTYRQMVRHLRSEANAGRMLPFVIEYRGRLVGQLTVAGITWGSMCSGHVGYWVDSEVAGRGVMPTAVALAVDHCFRAVGLHRMEVCIRPENGPSRRVVEKLGFREEGLRPRYLHIDGAWRDHLVFALTAEEVPEGLLRRWHQARIK; this is translated from the coding sequence GTGATCCCGACCTGGCCCGTGGTGCTCGTGGACGGTGAGGTGGTGCTCCGTCCGATAAAGATGCGTGACCACGCGGCCTGGCGCGAGGTGAACCGGCGCAACCGGGAGTGGCTGCGGCCCTGGGAGGCGACGGTTCCGCCGCCGCCCCCGGGCGGGCCGGTGGCGCATCGGCCGACGTACCGTCAGATGGTCCGTCATCTGCGGTCGGAGGCGAACGCGGGCCGGATGCTGCCGTTCGTGATCGAGTACCGGGGGCGGCTCGTCGGCCAGTTGACGGTCGCCGGGATCACCTGGGGCTCGATGTGCTCGGGGCACGTGGGCTACTGGGTGGACAGCGAGGTGGCCGGGCGCGGAGTGATGCCGACGGCGGTCGCGCTCGCCGTCGACCACTGCTTCCGCGCGGTGGGGCTGCACCGGATGGAGGTCTGCATCCGCCCGGAGAACGGGCCTTCTCGCCGGGTCGTGGAGAAACTGGGATTCCGTGAGGAGGGGCTGCGGCCCCGGTACCTCCACATCGACGGCGCGTGGCGGGACCATCTGGTCTTCGCACTGACGGCGGAGGAGGTGCCGGAGGGGCTGCTGCGCCGCTGGCACCAGGCAAGAATAAAATAA
- a CDS encoding GNAT family N-acetyltransferase, with protein MNIQPTPYDHPDAVKLNDAVQAEYAVRYDDEGDVTPLDAGMFVPPRGLYLLAYDPEGNPVATGGWRTQDKNAEGYENGDAELKRMYVIPDARGLGLARRILGALESDAREAGRTRMVLETGTAQPEAIALYTSSGYEPCAKFGHYRDYPNSRCFAKPLI; from the coding sequence ATGAACATCCAGCCCACGCCCTATGACCACCCCGACGCCGTCAAACTCAACGACGCGGTCCAGGCGGAGTACGCCGTCCGCTACGACGACGAGGGCGATGTCACACCGCTGGACGCCGGAATGTTCGTCCCTCCCCGCGGCCTCTACCTCCTCGCGTACGACCCTGAGGGCAACCCGGTCGCCACGGGCGGCTGGCGCACCCAGGACAAGAACGCCGAGGGCTACGAGAACGGCGACGCCGAACTCAAGCGCATGTACGTGATCCCCGACGCCCGCGGCCTCGGCCTGGCCCGCCGCATCCTGGGCGCCCTGGAATCCGACGCCCGCGAGGCCGGCCGCACCCGCATGGTCCTGGAAACGGGCACCGCCCAACCGGAGGCGATAGCCCTCTACACGTCGAGCGGCTACGAACCCTGCGCCAAGTTCGGCCACTACCGCGACTACCCCAACAGCCGCTGCTTCGCGAAGCCGCTGATCTGA
- a CDS encoding sensor histidine kinase — MSFRLRVFGIVLLVAVAATSATAWLTLRQVTGQLRESAAADRQSITRITETLRAYGATRGTWEGVAGTVRDLAEETGQRIRISTGSQGQIADSDPLTGRDPRPGGTAPPLLVDPRPTLDLPETFAPGSLRKVTGSMIHDYSAGVTYAACLTRAGHTVTVERGKYAVPIFRDGGKTPGSGGGSASCAPAGFASAAVTQENHAATAVCRSRQTAALHSCLQRVFTERTAAVGPQPLTVRLGAVDDAGQTLAVGPTVVVAAGVAAAALACALLLSRAVLRPVRALTAASRGLGEGDLARRVPASGRDEIAELGRSFNRMAGSLQDSEERQRRLVGDIAHELRTPLANLRGYLEALRDGVLAADTELLESLHEEVLLQQRIVDDLQDLALAEAGALTYHRRTLDARELVEACRTAHSARAAAAGVTLDVVGAGPGTVRLHGDPDRLRQALGNLVGNAVRHTAPGGGVRLELSERGESVRIAVADTGSGIPAADVPHLFDRFWRADAARGRATGGSGLGLSIARQIVADHHGAVEVASEVGVGSVFTVVLPARESTARESTARESTASEPTALELPGSELPR; from the coding sequence GTGAGCTTTCGGCTGCGGGTGTTCGGGATCGTGCTGCTCGTCGCCGTCGCCGCCACCTCCGCCACCGCCTGGCTGACCCTGCGCCAGGTCACCGGCCAGCTCCGCGAGTCCGCCGCCGCCGACCGGCAGTCCATCACCCGGATCACCGAGACACTGCGCGCCTACGGGGCGACCCGCGGCACCTGGGAGGGCGTCGCCGGCACCGTCCGCGACCTCGCCGAGGAGACCGGGCAGCGCATCCGGATCAGCACCGGCAGCCAGGGCCAGATCGCCGACTCCGACCCGCTCACCGGCCGGGACCCGCGCCCCGGCGGCACCGCACCCCCGCTGCTCGTCGACCCCCGGCCGACCCTCGACCTGCCCGAGACCTTCGCCCCCGGCTCCCTGCGCAAGGTGACGGGCTCCATGATCCACGACTACTCGGCGGGCGTGACGTACGCCGCCTGCCTCACCCGCGCCGGGCACACGGTCACCGTCGAGCGCGGCAAGTACGCGGTGCCGATCTTCAGGGACGGCGGGAAGACCCCCGGGAGCGGCGGCGGCTCCGCCTCCTGCGCGCCGGCCGGGTTCGCCTCGGCAGCCGTCACCCAGGAGAACCACGCCGCCACCGCCGTCTGCCGCTCCCGGCAGACCGCCGCCCTGCACAGCTGCCTCCAGCGCGTCTTCACCGAACGGACCGCCGCCGTCGGCCCCCAGCCGCTCACCGTGCGCCTCGGCGCCGTCGACGACGCCGGACAGACCCTCGCGGTCGGCCCCACCGTCGTCGTCGCGGCCGGGGTCGCCGCTGCCGCGCTCGCCTGCGCGCTGCTGCTCAGCCGGGCCGTACTCCGTCCCGTACGCGCCCTCACGGCCGCCTCCCGGGGACTCGGCGAGGGCGATCTGGCGCGCCGGGTGCCCGCCTCCGGCCGGGACGAGATCGCCGAACTCGGCCGGTCGTTCAACCGGATGGCCGGCTCGCTGCAGGACAGCGAGGAGCGGCAGCGCCGCCTCGTCGGGGACATCGCCCACGAGCTGCGCACCCCGCTCGCCAACCTCCGCGGCTATCTGGAGGCGCTGCGCGACGGCGTCCTCGCCGCCGACACCGAGCTGCTCGAATCGCTCCACGAGGAGGTGCTGCTCCAGCAGCGGATCGTGGACGACCTCCAGGACCTGGCCCTCGCGGAGGCGGGCGCCCTCACGTACCACCGCAGGACGCTGGACGCCCGGGAGCTGGTCGAGGCCTGCCGGACCGCGCACAGCGCGCGTGCCGCGGCCGCCGGGGTGACCCTGGACGTGGTCGGCGCGGGCCCCGGCACCGTACGGCTGCACGGGGACCCGGACCGGCTGCGCCAGGCCCTCGGCAACCTCGTCGGCAACGCCGTGCGGCACACGGCTCCCGGCGGCGGCGTCCGGCTGGAGCTGAGCGAGCGGGGCGAGAGCGTGCGGATCGCGGTCGCGGACACCGGCAGCGGAATCCCGGCCGCCGATGTGCCGCACCTCTTCGACCGGTTCTGGCGGGCGGACGCGGCCCGTGGAAGGGCCACCGGCGGCAGCGGTCTCGGGCTGTCGATCGCCCGGCAGATCGTGGCGGACCACCACGGGGCCGTCGAGGTGGCGTCCGAGGTGGGGGTGGGCTCGGTATTCACGGTGGTGCTTCCGGCCCGTGAATCGACGGCCCGTGAATCGACGGCCCGTGAATCGACGGCCTCTGAACCGACGGCCCTTGAATTGCCGGGGAGTGAACTTCCTCGGTGA
- the galU gene encoding UTP--glucose-1-phosphate uridylyltransferase GalU produces MNHSLPRLGRISKAVIPAAGLGTRFLPATKATPKEMLPVVDKPAIQYVVEEAVAAGLSDVLMITGRNKRPLEDHFDRNYELEEALSRKGDAERLSKVQESSDLATMHYVRQGAPRGLGHAVLCAAPHVGDQPFAVLLGDDLIDPRDPLLARMVEVQEREGGSVIALMEVEPSQIHLYGCAAVEATVDSDVVKVTDLVEKPDADEAPSNYAIIGRYVLDPAVFETLRETEPGRGGEIQLTDALQKLASDEKIGGPVHGVVFKGRRYDTGDRGDYLRAIVRLACEREDLGPDFRAWLRRYVSEEM; encoded by the coding sequence ATGAATCACTCGCTCCCCAGGCTGGGCCGGATCAGCAAGGCTGTCATCCCGGCCGCCGGCCTCGGCACCCGCTTCCTCCCGGCGACCAAGGCGACGCCGAAGGAGATGCTGCCGGTCGTCGACAAGCCGGCCATCCAGTACGTCGTCGAGGAGGCCGTCGCGGCCGGCCTCTCCGACGTCCTGATGATCACCGGCCGGAACAAGCGTCCCCTGGAGGACCACTTCGACCGGAACTACGAGCTGGAGGAGGCCCTGAGCCGGAAGGGCGACGCGGAACGCCTCTCCAAGGTCCAGGAGTCCAGTGACCTCGCCACCATGCACTACGTGCGCCAGGGAGCCCCGCGCGGCCTCGGCCACGCCGTGCTCTGCGCCGCCCCGCACGTCGGCGACCAGCCCTTCGCGGTGCTCCTCGGCGACGACCTGATCGATCCGCGCGACCCGTTGCTCGCGCGGATGGTGGAGGTCCAGGAGCGGGAGGGCGGCAGCGTGATCGCCCTCATGGAGGTCGAGCCCTCGCAGATCCACCTCTACGGCTGCGCGGCGGTCGAGGCGACCGTCGACTCGGACGTCGTGAAGGTGACGGACCTGGTCGAGAAGCCGGACGCGGACGAGGCGCCCAGCAACTACGCGATCATCGGCCGTTATGTGCTGGATCCGGCCGTCTTCGAGACGCTGCGGGAGACCGAGCCGGGCCGCGGTGGGGAGATCCAGCTCACCGACGCCCTGCAGAAGCTCGCCTCGGACGAGAAGATCGGTGGCCCGGTGCACGGCGTCGTGTTCAAGGGGCGCCGCTATGACACCGGTGACCGCGGTGACTATCTGCGTGCCATTGTCAGACTCGCGTGCGAACGTGAAGATCTGGGACCGGACTTCCGGGCCTGGCTCCGGAGATACGTCAGCGAGGAGATGTAG
- the sepX gene encoding divisome protein SepX/GlpR, giving the protein MSSSGLIYAVIVGAWAAYLVPMWLRRQDELNEARPTERFSTAIRLLSGRAGMERRYAKELKERDRTAEGPTPDVDPDAETEHLSSVDVRAFSAPAARTEARLELPEPEREKAPHPAQVRAATGAAAERARRGKVLARRRRTTTLLFAGFTLGAVVAAVGGVAFLWAPAVPALLLSAYIVHLRVQERRRFVYVMDRRRAEAAAARLRESRRPAPTPEPQPDSASAPSPQEADRRALVEQTDHAEWVDQQRDRGPARGDSWDPVPVPLPTYVTAPVAPRATSGIDITDPETWSAARSSTAADPTPAPSPAPRQRTAQPRRNRDHGRTPLFDQYADDDRPRAANE; this is encoded by the coding sequence GTGAGCAGCAGCGGCCTCATCTACGCAGTCATCGTCGGGGCCTGGGCCGCCTACTTGGTGCCGATGTGGCTCCGCAGGCAGGACGAGCTGAACGAAGCCCGTCCGACGGAACGCTTCAGCACCGCCATCCGGCTGCTTTCCGGACGGGCGGGCATGGAGCGCCGGTACGCCAAGGAGCTCAAGGAGCGGGACCGTACGGCGGAGGGTCCGACGCCCGACGTGGACCCGGACGCGGAAACCGAGCATTTGAGCTCGGTCGACGTCCGGGCGTTCTCCGCGCCCGCGGCCAGAACGGAAGCGCGCCTGGAACTCCCGGAACCCGAACGGGAGAAGGCGCCGCATCCCGCCCAGGTCCGCGCGGCCACGGGCGCCGCCGCCGAGCGCGCCCGCCGGGGCAAGGTCCTCGCGCGGCGCCGCCGCACCACGACGCTCCTCTTCGCCGGCTTCACCCTCGGCGCGGTCGTCGCGGCCGTCGGCGGGGTCGCCTTCCTGTGGGCGCCGGCCGTGCCCGCACTGCTCCTCAGCGCGTACATCGTGCATCTGCGGGTCCAGGAACGCCGCCGCTTCGTCTACGTGATGGACCGGCGGCGCGCCGAAGCGGCGGCGGCCCGGCTGCGCGAGAGCCGGCGCCCCGCGCCGACGCCCGAACCGCAGCCCGACTCCGCCTCGGCTCCCTCCCCGCAGGAGGCGGACCGGCGCGCCCTGGTCGAGCAGACCGACCACGCGGAGTGGGTGGACCAGCAGCGCGACCGCGGCCCGGCCCGCGGCGACAGCTGGGACCCGGTCCCGGTCCCGCTCCCGACGTACGTCACCGCCCCGGTCGCCCCGCGCGCCACGAGCGGCATCGACATCACGGACCCGGAGACCTGGAGCGCGGCCCGCTCCTCCACGGCGGCCGACCCGACCCCCGCCCCGTCCCCGGCCCCCCGCCAGCGCACCGCCCAGCCCCGCCGCAACCGCGACCACGGCCGCACCCCGCTCTTCGACCAGTACGCGGACGACGACCGCCCCCGGGCGGCCAACGAATGA
- the glp gene encoding molybdotransferase-like divisome protein Glp has product MWTVDEHLADILATVGPLDPIELQLLDAQGCVLVEDVTVPVALPPFDNSSMDGYAVRIADVAGATEEFPAVLTVIGDVAAGAGGLPEVGPGQAARIMTGAPLPPGAEAVVPVEWTDGGTGGGAATGMTAASAAPEGAAGEVRVHRAAEAGAHVRERGSDVRAGELALAAGTVLGPPQIGLLAAIGRGTVRVRPRPRVVVMSTGSELVQPGEPLGEGQIHDSNSFALAAAARDAGALAYRVGAVADDAESLRATIEDQLIRADLIVTTGGVSVGAYDVVKEALTADGQVDFRKLAMQPGKPQGFGAIGAEQIPLLALPGNPVSSYVSFELFVRPAIRSLMGVEDLHRPRVRAELVADKALSSPAGRRQFLRGTYDPEAGTVTPVGGAGSHLIAALAHADCLLVVPEETESVEPGAVLEVVLLG; this is encoded by the coding sequence CTGTGGACGGTGGACGAGCACCTGGCCGACATCCTCGCGACGGTCGGCCCGCTCGACCCCATCGAGCTGCAACTCCTCGACGCGCAGGGCTGTGTCCTCGTCGAGGACGTGACGGTGCCGGTCGCGCTGCCCCCCTTCGACAACAGCTCCATGGACGGGTACGCGGTCCGGATCGCCGATGTCGCCGGTGCCACCGAGGAGTTCCCCGCCGTCCTCACCGTCATCGGCGATGTCGCGGCGGGCGCCGGCGGCCTGCCCGAGGTCGGCCCCGGCCAGGCCGCCCGGATCATGACCGGCGCCCCGCTGCCGCCCGGCGCCGAGGCCGTCGTCCCCGTCGAGTGGACCGACGGCGGTACGGGCGGCGGCGCGGCCACCGGCATGACCGCCGCGAGCGCCGCCCCCGAGGGAGCGGCCGGCGAGGTCCGGGTGCACCGCGCCGCCGAGGCCGGCGCGCACGTCCGCGAGCGGGGCAGCGACGTCCGGGCCGGGGAGCTGGCCCTGGCGGCGGGCACCGTCCTCGGACCGCCGCAGATCGGGCTGCTCGCCGCGATCGGCCGCGGCACCGTCCGGGTGCGGCCCCGCCCCCGGGTGGTCGTCATGTCCACCGGCAGCGAGCTGGTGCAGCCCGGCGAACCGCTGGGCGAGGGCCAGATCCACGACTCGAACAGCTTCGCGCTGGCCGCGGCCGCGCGGGACGCGGGCGCCCTCGCGTACCGGGTGGGGGCCGTCGCCGACGACGCGGAGTCGCTGCGCGCCACCATCGAGGACCAGCTCATCCGGGCCGATCTGATCGTGACCACGGGCGGGGTGAGCGTCGGCGCGTACGACGTGGTGAAGGAGGCGCTGACCGCCGACGGGCAGGTCGACTTCCGCAAGCTGGCCATGCAGCCGGGCAAGCCGCAGGGCTTCGGCGCGATCGGCGCCGAGCAGATCCCGCTGCTCGCCCTGCCGGGCAACCCGGTCTCCTCGTACGTCTCCTTCGAGCTGTTCGTCCGGCCCGCGATCCGGTCTCTGATGGGCGTCGAGGATCTGCATCGGCCCCGGGTGCGGGCCGAGCTGGTCGCCGACAAGGCGCTGTCCTCGCCGGCCGGGCGGAGGCAGTTCCTCCGGGGGACGTACGACCCGGAGGCGGGCACCGTCACTCCGGTGGGCGGTGCGGGCTCCCATCTGATCGCGGCCCTCGCGCACGCGGACTGCCTGCTCGTGGTCCCGGAGGAGACGGAGAGCGTGGAGCCGGGCGCCGTCCTGGAAGTGGTCCTCCTCGGCTGA
- the moaC gene encoding cyclic pyranopterin monophosphate synthase MoaC codes for MSTQQGLTHIDEAGAARMVDVSAKDVTSRTARASGRVLVSPRVIELLRGEGVPKGDALATARIAGIMGAKKTPDLIPLCHPLAVSGVTLDLAVTDDAVEILATVKTTDRTGVEMEALTAVSVAALTVVDMVKAVDKGAVISDVRVEEKTGGKSGHWTRSES; via the coding sequence ATGAGCACGCAGCAAGGTCTCACCCACATCGACGAGGCGGGCGCGGCCCGCATGGTCGACGTATCGGCGAAGGACGTCACGTCCCGCACGGCGCGCGCCAGCGGGCGGGTGCTCGTCTCGCCGCGCGTGATCGAGCTGCTGCGCGGCGAGGGCGTCCCGAAGGGCGACGCGCTCGCCACCGCCCGGATCGCCGGGATCATGGGCGCCAAGAAGACCCCGGACCTCATCCCGCTCTGCCACCCGCTCGCGGTCTCGGGCGTGACCCTGGACCTGGCGGTCACCGACGACGCGGTCGAGATCCTGGCGACGGTGAAGACCACGGACCGCACGGGCGTCGAGATGGAGGCCCTGACGGCGGTCTCCGTGGCGGCCCTGACGGTGGTCGACATGGTGAAGGCGGTCGACAAGGGCGCGGTCATCTCCGACGTGCGGGTGGAGGAGAAGACGGGCGGAAAGTCGGGTCACTGGACGCGGAGCGAGTCGTGA
- a CDS encoding response regulator transcription factor, translated as MSARILIAEDDEKQSRLIRIYLEREGNTVQVVADGRSALDRIRSVRPDLVVLDVMLPFVDGLDVCRILRSEGSDVPILLLTARSTEEDMLLGLDLGADDYLTKPYSPRELTARVRALLRRSRASGAAARDELLRVGEVELDTARFEVRVAGRPVALTSKEFSLLEVLAREPGRVFSRAQIIERVFGFDSDVLERTVDAHVRNLRLKLEPDPARPRHLETVYGRGYRLSESHPERPSEGTAEGLPADAGPES; from the coding sequence TTGAGCGCGCGCATTCTGATCGCCGAGGACGACGAAAAGCAGTCACGTCTCATACGCATCTATCTGGAGCGGGAAGGAAATACCGTCCAGGTGGTCGCCGACGGGCGCTCCGCATTGGACCGGATCCGTTCCGTACGCCCGGATCTCGTCGTCCTCGATGTGATGCTGCCCTTCGTCGACGGCCTCGACGTGTGCCGCATCCTGCGCTCCGAGGGATCCGACGTGCCGATCCTGCTGCTCACCGCGCGCAGCACCGAGGAGGACATGCTCCTCGGCCTCGACCTCGGCGCCGACGACTACCTCACCAAGCCGTACAGCCCCCGCGAGCTGACCGCCCGGGTCCGCGCCCTCCTGCGCCGGTCCCGGGCGAGCGGCGCGGCCGCCCGGGACGAGCTGCTGCGGGTGGGCGAGGTCGAACTCGACACCGCCCGCTTCGAGGTCCGGGTCGCCGGCCGCCCGGTCGCCCTCACCTCCAAGGAGTTCTCCCTCCTCGAAGTCCTCGCCCGCGAACCGGGCCGAGTCTTCAGCCGCGCGCAGATCATCGAGCGCGTCTTCGGCTTCGACAGCGACGTCCTGGAACGCACCGTCGACGCCCACGTCCGCAACCTGCGGCTGAAACTGGAGCCCGACCCGGCCCGACCCCGCCACCTGGAGACCGTGTACGGGCGCGGGTACCGCCTCTCGGAGAGCCACCCGGAGAGACCCTCGGAGGGGACGGCGGAGGGGCTCCCGGCCGACGCGGGGCCGGAGTCGTGA
- a CDS encoding ABC transporter permease: MTDGTTNSPRAGRGSDPETVQIRVVTTAHPATATAPPRRSRLRAARLGPADVVRLGGTGLRTRPLRAFLSALGIAIGVAAMIAVVGISGSGQAEVDRRLDALGTNLLRVAPGQTADGGKASLPPESVAMIRRVPPVRQVAATGATGAHVYRNEHIAVGRTSSLAVLAAGSDLLPAVGGHVRTGRWLDSTTEKYPAVVLGATAAQRLDVYTPGTRVWIGGHWFSLIGVLDPVPLAPEVDGAALVGWPVARSQLRFDGRPSTVYVRAEDSRIASVRAVLAATASPEKPGEVAISRPSDALAAREATESTLTGLLLGLGGVALLVGGVGVGNTMVISVLERRPEIGLRRALGATKGQIRTQFVTESLLLSLIGGLGGTVLGTLITAAYALSRGWPTVVPVWATAAGVASTLVIGMIAGLYPAVRASRLAPTVALAGT; this comes from the coding sequence ATGACGGACGGCACGACGAACTCCCCTCGGGCCGGACGGGGTTCGGACCCCGAGACGGTGCAGATCCGTGTGGTGACGACCGCGCACCCGGCCACGGCGACCGCGCCGCCTCGCCGGTCACGGCTCCGCGCCGCACGCCTCGGGCCCGCCGACGTCGTACGCCTCGGCGGGACGGGCCTGCGGACCCGCCCCCTGCGTGCCTTCCTCTCCGCTCTCGGCATCGCCATCGGCGTCGCCGCCATGATCGCGGTGGTCGGCATCTCCGGCTCCGGGCAGGCGGAGGTGGACCGGCGGCTCGACGCCCTCGGCACGAACCTGCTCCGGGTCGCCCCGGGCCAGACCGCCGACGGCGGCAAGGCCTCGCTCCCGCCGGAGTCCGTGGCGATGATCCGCCGCGTGCCCCCCGTGCGACAGGTCGCCGCCACCGGCGCCACCGGCGCCCACGTCTATCGCAACGAACACATCGCCGTCGGACGCACGAGCTCGCTCGCCGTCCTCGCGGCGGGCTCCGACCTGCTGCCGGCCGTCGGAGGCCACGTCCGCACGGGCCGCTGGCTGGACTCGACGACGGAGAAGTACCCGGCCGTCGTACTGGGAGCGACCGCCGCCCAGCGGCTCGACGTGTACACCCCGGGGACCCGGGTCTGGATCGGTGGACACTGGTTCTCCCTGATCGGCGTCCTCGACCCCGTGCCACTCGCACCGGAAGTCGACGGCGCCGCCCTGGTCGGCTGGCCGGTGGCCCGGTCCCAGCTGCGCTTCGACGGTCGTCCGTCGACGGTCTACGTCCGCGCCGAGGACAGCCGGATCGCCTCGGTGCGGGCCGTCCTGGCGGCCACGGCCTCCCCCGAGAAGCCGGGTGAGGTGGCGATCTCCCGTCCCTCCGACGCGCTCGCGGCCCGGGAGGCCACCGAGTCGACGCTCACCGGACTGCTCCTCGGGCTCGGCGGGGTCGCGCTCCTGGTCGGCGGGGTCGGCGTCGGCAACACCATGGTCATCTCGGTCCTCGAACGCCGCCCCGAGATCGGCCTGCGCCGGGCCCTCGGGGCGACGAAGGGCCAGATCCGGACCCAGTTCGTGACGGAGTCGCTGCTGCTCTCGCTGATCGGCGGCCTCGGCGGCACGGTCCTGGGGACGCTGATCACGGCGGCGTACGCGCTGAGCCGGGGGTGGCCGACGGTGGTCCCGGTCTGGGCGACGGCGGCGGGCGTGGCGTCCACGCTGGTGATCGGAATGATTGCGGGCCTCTATCCGGCGGTAAGGGCGAGCCGCCTGGCCCCGACGGTGGCCCTGGCGGGAACGTGA